The Haliotis asinina isolate JCU_RB_2024 chromosome 16, JCU_Hal_asi_v2, whole genome shotgun sequence DNA segment TCATCGATTCATAAGGCAGCCATTCTAGAATAATGGTGAATCAACGAGTGTCTATCTCTTTTAGCAGAGCTTGAAGGTAATATACATAAGACCTGTGGTAAGGTAATTCATAGTCGGAGTATTTAAGTTATATTGCTGAATATCTTTGATTTAAACCCATGGTCAGATCCTGGAATGcccaagggatgtaactctgtgCATCCTCAATCAACAGTGACAGATACATGTCATACAGATACATGTTAAAAAACTTCAAGTATTTGAAGACTGAATAAGAGTGAACAATTTTAATTTCCCcataaaattatattttacttAAAATATTTCACAGATCAACTACTGTTACATTCATGAAGAtataaacaaaaattaaaatatgaTGCATATTCATTTCAATAATAACAGAATACAAAGAGGTAGAAAACAACATTGAGATTATACATGTACGTTAAAAGCACCTGGTATACTTAAAAGAGAAAGAAACTAaaaaattttatttttacacATATTCAGGAAATATATTGTATTTCTGTTGACATACAAATCTCTCCACCGTTCATTATTGCATTCaaaataataacagtaatattCACCATATCCCTCAACATCATTTCAACATGATTTTACAGCGTTCAGTTCAGCCATAACAAATTAATTACTAGATTTTCAGTCATGCCTGTCCCCACTACCATGAATTTCTTCCACACGTACCAAAGACAATCACTGGAAATCCAGTTCGTTTTGGTGATACACTTGATATACGATCCTTGCAAACATTTTACATGTGAacatgacctgtgaagatccgtgttaactagacttgatcttcagtagcccatgcttgtcgtaagcagTGACTAACAGtatcgcgtggtcaggctcgctgacttggttgacacattctcatgctgttcatcactggtttgtctggtccagactcaattatttacagacctcaggcatataggtggaatattgtccagtgtggcttaaaactaaattcagtcactcactaacaaGTGAacatcagggttagaattggtcaaccaacccatgcttgtcggaagaggcgaccaATGAGTTTAGggtgtcagacttgctgacttggttgttacacatcatcatatgctcatgatgtcaatcactagattgtctggtccagacttgactgttcacagactgccatcatgtaGCTAAAACATTGCCAAGTAGTGCatgaagcaacaaacaaacaaacaaacaaacaaacaaacatgacactTACATGTGTATCACATCTATACACAGATCATTATCAGTCTCAATGCATACTGAAACCTTCAAAAGTATTTGAAAAAGATATAAAAGTTAAAGCGCATCCCAgctcacaaacaaacaaaaatcacaaTTTGGATAAATTTTTATGAAAATCTAAAAATTAATTCATTGTAACCCAACAGAGACTGAACAATGTTTATCAAGTACCTCAAACCACACATTCAAAAAACAGCACCTGAAAAATCTAAAAGTCTAAAAATAAGTCTCTCTCAGAATAAGGttggaattatctccccttttgTACATTCTCAGTTAAAATACATTAGAATGTATTcctgggccccatttcacaaaagtCTCAAAGGATTAGATCTCATTACCTTCCTCGTAGCATTCATACCTCCATATagtacagtataggaggtatgaACGCTACAAGAACAGTTACGAAATCTTACGCTTGTGAGAGCTGTGAAACTGGGCTATGTATATAgatacatttcattttgaaagtaTAAACTGTATTCCTTATTGAAGACCACAGATCACAttacatttgataaatattatgTCAGAAAAGTCAGCGTCAGAAAGAAGCAGAATACATGTTTCAGACAAGAAACTTGTGCAATTCCTTTGAAAATGAttgcaaaaaaattatgaagaATTGATGACGGTGAAGACTGTTTGCAatcaacatttcattttaatgttaacatatatattttgaaaacatattagCAATGATTGAAATAATTCTTACAGTTGAGTATATTTATAATAACAATGAATTTTTGCaatgattttttaaacatttattcagCGTTGAATTTAGTACCTGCCTGCCCGACTGTCTGAGACAGGTTGTTTTCATTACTGACTACCAAATTCTCGAATTCACCTGCCTGATAGTCTGGTTACaatttagacatgtatatgaagatattcTATTTCAGCATAATGATAAAGCATTATTAATTCACTTGTAAAAATTAACAATGAATTCCCATTAGGTCATAACAGGCAGGAAAATTTGGGTCAGGGCTGGCAAggtttacatctaaccagccctgtggtctggctgaaatttttgGGAGTTTCAAAGCCTGATTTATTGAACTGGAGGGCACACTTAAaatggtttgaaatattttgtcaaacgTTTATTGAAGTTCTTGGCTAAAGTTGTTGGTTGGTCCATGAACTGAGAAAGTGTTTGAGTAATGTTGATCACAATGTGTCATTGACACATAACAGAGACAATATGTCAAAACAACATGATGTAAAAACtcttttgttttaaacattacaTATATTGATCTTGGaacatatcaaatatcaaaaGAGTTCCATAAAAAGTGGATTATTTGTTCAGCATAATTTTCCCCTGGAATGTGTAAAGACAAGGCAACAGTGAAGATAAAACAGAAAGTAATAACATATCGATTTACTATCTTCATAACAGCACACACAACAGGTGAGATCTGTACCtctagagttgtctccccttaaaacattcaaaatggTGTCATATTTGCCACCTACACACAGGCATCAGCAAAACAAACTCATTTTGTCAGCTATACAAACTCCTTCACACTTTGGATGAAATTATGATGTCAGTATAGCTACAACATGTGACACTCATTCCAAACTACcagtggggatttgaacccagatCATCAGTAAGAGATCTTAACTCTTTCACAACTAGACCACCTCTAAACAATTCAAGTATCTTATAATTAGCCAGGGCGCGATTTAAAGAAATAAAAGCAACTTGCATCCGGTGCAACCTTAGGTAAAAGTCTTGTTGCATGTGACAAAAACAGTTTGCAAATCTTGCATAAATATGATGTTTGAGTTTTGATAATGATAGTTTGGGATATTATAATATAAGAAATCTGGTGCTGATAAGATTAGTTATCTCACTTCCTAAACTTTCATGAATAGTAAGTCCTTCAGTCACTGCTCATACAGTCATTGGAGTCTCTCTTCTATGTCAGTTCATCAATTCAttctgttttccagctgaagTCTCAAAACTTGACTACTAAGTCCTTGCTGGAAGTTAAACTAGGTTGCACGttgtaatattgggttgcaccagtgcaagttaCAAAGCATTAAATCAAGCCCTGTAAGTGAAGCGCAAAAGCTGATTTTTCCCTGCTTCTTGGTTGGTCAGTCTAAAATCAATGTGACATGTTATGCTTGTTTGGGTTGGAAAATGTATGCAAATATCATATTTCCGACGTGACATTATATTTAAAATTAACATTATGAGATGACCATACTTGCTACAATGCCATACTTTTTTAGACTTCACATTTCATGCACCTGTTTCAATCTGAAAGTATTTTTGTTCATCAATCAAAAAAATAGAGTCCAGTGAAGCTGTCGGGATGCAATGGACAAAGGtccaagggaaacaactcttggTTACTTGGCTACAGACTGAGCAATCCCAGCCTCTTGATGGCCTGATACTGATCAGGGATCTCCATGAGGGCATGGAGGGCGAAGGAGGCGGACGGATTCTTCACATCTTGGGTCACGCTGTGGTAGTCAACAAAGTGGAAGTTGTCAAACGATCTGGATGGAATCTTCTGGTCAAACTCATCCATCACGTCCCATGGTCCGTCTCCGACCCCCACCATGATGATGGACAGAGGGTAGTGAGAGGCCTCAACGATGGCGTCAGTGGTTGCTCGCTCACTTGTCACCTGACCGTCAGCTACGATTACCAGAATGTGGAACTGGAAAGATCATTATAGAAACATAGTACATGAAATTTAGTGAACTGATCATCAGTGAAGgaaatattccttctaaatattaaaagtattttacttatatgatatacatatgtgtatatggggcaaaaacaataaaaacaattctTGTAAGTTAACATTTTTTTGCCAATATTTTTGAGTGGggaaaattttttttttctttttttttttcttgaaaaactATGACTGGCAGATTTGTACAACAAGAGGTCAATAGTCATGCCTTTTGCAAATCTTAGGGACCACAAAATGCTGGTGCTACCTTGTCTTCTCATACTTCCAGCTGTCCAGTAAGGGTCCATTTCAGCTTGTGGAtgctctcacaacaagcattggGTACTGGGTACTTACCCTCACCTATCTCTCACAACCAGTACTGAATACTGGATACTTGGTACTTATCCCAGCTCAGATCTCTACAGGGTTGCTCTTACAACCATTCGTGGTACTGGGTACTAGGTACTGGGTACTTATCCTGACCTAAATCTCAACAGTGTTGCTCTAAAAACCATCTCTTGGTACTGGGTACTTGGTACTTATCCTCACCTATCTCTCTACAGGGTTGTTCTCACAACCAGCACTGGGGACAGGGTACTTAAAACAAGAACAGGGTATGTGGTACTTATCTTGACCCAGATACACTAAAGCCACAAAACACACTTAAGCGAGTAGGGTAACTTACTGTTTTGGTTGACTTGACGATTTCAACAGCCTGTTTGATAAGTGGGGCAAAGTTGGTGGGTCCACTAAGACGAACTCGAGGAGTAATATCATTGTATACTTTTAACACATCCTTGAAACCGTAGCACACACCCTGTAACATATAACACGTCATTGAAGCTTAATAGCACACACCCTGTAACACAGCCTTGAAGCCATACACCCACCCCTTAATACATAACTTATGATTGAAGCCAATTTGCACACATCCTGTAACATATAACACATCCTTAAAGTCATATCACACCCTGTAACATATAGAGAGAATCTCACCGAAGTGTCTACTgatgtcaaatatatcaacatcgGTTGATAAAGTAACCAATGTCCAAGGCTTGCCGATGATACATTTAACTTTATCAACAAGTgctgatataactgatatcagtagacacgagggtgaaaTTCTCTCTATCATTCAAAATTGttattcattagttttcaatgaaaaatgtacatctctgaataAAGAAACTGCCATTAGATTGTactgcagcgatgtcatagcattgtgacgttatcaagcattgtcagggcaattgtgcaaaatctactgtcaaaacaatatctcctaTGAGATACCGTCTGCTCTCACTCAAATGATACATGTATCTCctgaggaacacattttttgaTGATAAAAGACATTCTTGAAGCCATAGCACACATCCTGTAACATATAACACATCACTGAAGGTGTAACACACCCTGTAACATATAACATATCCTTGATGCCGCAGCTCACACCCTGTAACATATAACACATCACTGAAGCTGTAACACACCCTGTAACATATAGATTATCATTGAAGCTTTTGCACACACCCTGTAACATATAAACTATCATTTGAAGCCAAACCAGACACCTTGTAACATAACACATCATTGAAGCTATAACATACCCTGTAACATGTAGCTTATCATTGAAGGTGTTGCACACACACTGTCACATATGACTTATCATTGAAGCCATGGCACACACCCTGTGACATATAACACATCAATGAAACTGTAGCAAGATGTAGCACACACCCTGTAACATTACACATCCTCAAAGTCATATCACACCCTGTAACATACATTATACAGCCATGAGCACTGTAACAAAAATACATCCTTGAAGCTGAATCACACCCAGTAAGAGACAACACATATTTAAAGCTGTACAGCGCAATATTCATGACACTAGAAACGTCACTGATACTGACTTAATGCACAGAGTAACAATTCAcaaaagtgaccatttttcagaGTTGTAATCTTCAATAAAACTGATACCTAGATGTGACCAGCTATATTTCCCTTGCAATGTTAAGttgacacaaacattcacatacATCTGAAAATTTCACAGATGAACGTTCATTTTTCCATCTTAGTATGTGAATTTTTTTCctaaacaaatcaaaacaaaaattcCAAATCAATAATTCGAAGGAGTACATTGAAATAATCATAACAGTAGATAAGACAACAAGTAAATACACTCATATTATGCAGTGCATTTCTTAGCATgttatgtgtgagtgtgaacAGCCTTTGTctaagaaatacatatattaataCGCTACATCTGACAAATAATAACACTGCCATGCCATCTTATCAACGCAAAAATACATTTATCCTCatgttaaaatacatctatgatGACATTTATGAAATTGGCGATATGGCAAACTAAGTTCCTAAATGGGTGGATAATTATTTAAGCAGGCATTTTGGGGAATATTAAATTTATCCTTATTATTCTTAGAGAGATGATAGTTCATCTATTAACAGTGTTCGAAATATCTGCCTGACCAACCACATGGGACAAGTTATTTTCAACATGCCCTGGCAGACTCTTAAATTCACCTGCCCGACAGTTGGCTAAAAAATTAGACATGCATGGGCAGATGTTTTGTAAACAGATAAGTTTTGGTCAGGGATGGAAGTTTTACAGCTAATCAGCCCTGTGATCTGGCTGAAATGTGTGGCAGCTTCATCCCCTGGCATTAGAAGTGAATTCAAACATACAAGACACAAAACATGGCCTAAGAGAAAGACTAAGAATTACTTCCACATCTAAGGTAATCAAGTCAAATTATGGTTACTTTAGTAAGTATACggcccatgaaggtccggggtagtctgtcgtacagaccctgaagtatatatatccaagaaagcccacgcaagtctaaaaaatgtgtcaagtctagatttccatagcttcaggatgaagaaagtctcagggctccatttcattatattttttttttcagtatgaacatttttcagtaaaatatgttcatttcagagactagctgttagtctaggtccggggtagaatatgccttcagcaaaccatgcttgccataaaagacagctatgcttgtggtaaaaggcgactggtcaggcttgctgacttggttgacacatgtcatctgagttcccaattgtgcagactgatgctcctgctgttgatcactggattgtctggtccatgttcgattatttacacactgccaccatatagctggaatattgcagagtgcagggtaaaactaaactcactcactcactcactcaataagttTACACCTACTAGACTGGTCAGTATTGTTAAGGAGTAACTTCCCTTCTCATTCATACCAATGTGTTTCACCAGTCTTACAACCTCTTCACCCATTTAAACCAGTTTTTAGAGTCTCCAAATGTTCACAATAAGTCACATTcatggattatctccctttcaccATTTTTGCAaaatggcagaatttacagagGGGTTGTTTAAGGTGCTTTGACTAATTTACGAATGATCACAATAAAGTAACACTGCTAGATTATCTCTCTTTCACCACATTTTTCCCAGTAAAGGGTATGTTAGGAGTTGCTTGGACTCCTACATATATAACTGATATTTAAATCAATGGCATACACAGAGTCAAGCATTGTTTTAATCATGACTAAAATCATATTTTCCATAATCTGTCtgtttatttgaaaaatattttgtttcatgggTAGGACGTATGACTTTGTTTACAAGAATATGGGAATTTGGTAAAAGAATTTCGTGTTAATTGGGCTTTCTTATTTATTTAGAGCTATTTACAACCACAGTGTCACtatgaataaatatgaaacaagctGTCAACAATGTAATTACCAAAGTAGACAGACTCATACAAACAAGTATATTGAACCAACCTTACTGGAACATGTTTTGCAGAAGCCTTTTGTAACGTATCTCAAACCTGTTGTAAACGTATCTCAAACCTGTTGTAAACCTATCTCAAACCTGTTGTAAACATATCTCAAACCTGTTGTAAACATATCTTAAACATGTTGTAAACCTATCTCAAACCTGTTATTCAAGGTGGAAGAGGAGAGACTTCATACAAGGGACACGTGTGACATCAAGAGAACATTGACAAGCACAACACAAACAGCATGAACACAACATCAATACCTACACAATCATCACTTACATCTGGGCGGAGAGGGAAGATGCCATGGTCCCGTGTCGTCATGTCCCCAAAGCCGAACGCCGGCATCACACCCTCATTGTCGAATGGTTCCAGGGTCTCGCCAAGAACTTGAATAACCTGAATGATAGATAGGTTTGACGATGGGTATGGCTTTTGACAATTTCAGCTATGATGAAGCTGTATGTATTGGCTGTAGATCTATATTATATTATTGTGAACAATTAGAAGATGAATATTCTCATTAAGCCAAAGTGACCTTAACTGAATAGTGTTTATTGTGAAACACTGAAATCTCACTTTCTGTCTCTTCCACTTGGTATTCATCACTTATCCTCTGAGACTCACTCGCTCTCTCACTCATCCCCTCGCTCACTCACAgtaacccacccacccactcactcttaccTTCTGGTAAGGGTTCTGTTCAGCAGCAGAGATGTCATGCAGACACTTCTTCCCGAAAGTCTTCTTCCCCTGCTGGTAGTTGCTGGCTGTGTAGTCCACGCCTACAGGAACACAAATGCAAATCAAACAGGGCTTGATTTAAAGGACGacaacctacttgcaccaggtgcaacctaagataaagGCCAACTTGCACCAGCCAGTTGCAATGTGGTGTGTTAAAACATTAGAGGTTTCGATGCACCGTAACATATTACCGTGATGTCATACTCATAACACCATGCAATGCAGAGACAGGTGATCCAAGTTTGCAGGAGCTGTCACAGCCAAGACGTGTGTATGAATCTATGAATAACAATGTTTCAGTTCCATAGCTATTCAAAAGTTAGAAGAAAACGGAGCTGACATACTTATGCATATAATGTTAGATTTGTTGTTGATTAATTTCTCAAAAATTTACTTGCACCTTGTGCATGTTAGATACATAACCAGGCTGCACTTGGTCAAAATGCAAGTAAAAAAGCACTAGATTGAGCCCTGCCAGGTATGAAGCCTGGTGGAGCTTTGGTGGATTCGTTTAGTATGTCACACTGAACATGCTGAAGAAAGAGGCCTCATTTCCCCATATGATGTACCTGTATACAGTATGCAAAAtagttttcaaatttgtttaGCCAGTCCAGCTGGCTACatttgagagttacaagataaTTCATTAGCCTGAAAGTTAAATCTAGAAACCATTACAAAATGGATGAGAATAAGATACTGCCAGCATGACAGGTGTTTCATAATTAACCTGCTGATATgagaaacatttttatcagacCATAATCTTGCGTAATTTAAAAGTGTTATTATAACTCAACAAGTCAAAGAGAGagtggtatatttacaaaatgaccccctGACCCCCTGTTTGTTGAGATTTACTAGCCTGACTAGATATTTACTAGCCATGGTAACAGCAAGCCAGTGGATGTTTCACACTATACAGtgtgtgtcatgtgacagtgGGCATTGTTGTAAAACTGGAGCGATAGCTGGAATAATCAATTGGATGATTTTCCTTGAGTCAATGATTATCAAATTATGTGCTCGGGAGACTAATTGACATTCAtaaagtatgaaatatcaagTTAAACATCAGAAAGACTTTTTCTTATTGTTATTTTTGGTAAATCaagacacaaacatgaaaaGTAGTTTGCTGATTTGTCAGGTTCCGATGTAAACAACATTCACAGGAGCATGTGGCTCCAGCACAATGTTATGATTCAGTGTTGTTGCCCATAAGAATTTTGTGGTCAGGTTTACAATTACTACTGAATACTGATCTTTTACTAATCTCCAGTAATCAATCTGCATATACCTGCAATATAACCACCACTATACAATAGTTAGAATATTAGTAGTTTCCGTCCCCAGCAAATTATTAACATATTTGAAAACCTGGAATATTATGGACCTGGTCTTAACAAGAAGTGTAATTGGGAGTTACCTTCCTTGGCTTTTGACAAACACACATCATCCTGATCTTTTGAGAAAATATGCGTGTGAATGATTTTCAAAGACTGAGTTCCTTCACAGGTTCTGGATAAACTAAGCTAAATATTCAGACACATACTGAATatcaaacccgtgaagatccaggttagaactggtcttcagcaatccatgtttgACATATTTAGCAGTGACTAACataatcaggtggtcaggttcgctgacttggttggtttCATGGTaatccagttgtgtagatcaatgttcatgatgttgatcactggattgtctcattcAGAGTCAATTATTTATAGTCACATAGGTAGAAAGTTCCTGAGTTTAAAAACGAACCAACCAATTCTTTGCCTTGCAGCAATTATGATGGTTACAAGGCGACAAAGAAGAAATGACAAACTGTTAATTTTGTTGCTGTACAAATACTATATCACAAAACcttcacaacaaacaaacagacttaCCAAATATCAGGTTACATTTCTCAAGCCCAGCCTCTCTGATGGCGTCTCCAACCTCGCCGAGAGACTTGAACTGTTCGGACACACTCTTGATGTCTTTAGTACGAAGCAACGCCTGCATTCTGTTTTTGTGTGTCCCATCCACCTTGTCAAACTTCCCATCATTGTAACTTGAATAAGTCCTTGAGGACGTCGACGATGTGATAGTTTCTTCTATAAGGGTTGACTTAGAGGATGTCACCTCATCTTTCACGACAACAGGTTGGGCGACAACCCTCCTGCGGCGTCGCATGCAGACGAAGTACAGCAGtaagatgatgatgacgatgatgagaATGATGGACCAGTCCATGTTTTGCATCTCCATGattcaaatgtaatgaatagACTTGTCCTGTGAGGATATGGCTTCACATGGGATGATCACctgaaaagaatgaaaatacaTCATTTTATTACTTGCCCGTtaaagatactgcagtgtaatatttttaaggcaatattgcactagtgtaataccgctggatgtatgacatcaaaatggttcaaagttgtgacgtcacaatgctattgccgatgtcgcaattttactagcccttgcttgactcgcagAATGCTGAGAGTGATCACGCTGTAAGGAACTTcgcggcagtttctgtcaatttatgttggcgagtaataaacagaatacaaaacacacttccgtgaaatatcatttttattaaactcgttaaagatttagtatcaactcgtttaataaaaatggtattacacggaaggtcgtttagtatcctctatgtattacacggaaggtcgtttagtatcctctatgtattacacggaaggtcgtttagtatcctctatgtagtaCACAGAAGgtagtttagtatcctctatgtattacacggaaggtcgtttagtatcctctatgtattacacggaaggtagtttagtatcctctatgtattacacggaaggtagtttagtatcctctatgtattacacggaaggtagtttagtatcctctatgtagtaCACAGAAGgtagtttagtatcctctatgtagtaCACAGAAGgtagtttagtatcctctatgtagtaCACAGAAGgtagtttagtatcctctatgtagtaCACAGAAGgtagtttagtatcctctatgtagtaCACGGAAGgtagtttagtatcctctatgtagtaCACAGAAGgtagtttagtatcctctatgtagtaCACAGAAGgtagtttagtatcctctatgtagtaCACAGAAGgtagtttagtatcctctatgtagtaCACAGAAGgtagtttagtatcctctatgtagtaCACAGAAGgtagtttagtatcctctatgtagtaCACGGAAGgtagtttagtatcctctatgtagtaCACAGAAGgtagtttagtatcctctatgtagtaCACAGAAGgtagtttagtatcctctatgtattacacagaaggtagtttagtatcctctatgtattacacagaaggtagtttagtatcctctatgtagtaCACAGAAGgtagtttagtatcctctatgtagtaCACAGAAGgtagtttagtatcctctatgtattacacggaaggtagtttagtatcctctatgtattacacggaaggtagtttagtatcctctatgtagtaCACAGAAGgtagtttagtatcctctatgtagtaCACAGAAGgtagtttagtatcctctatgtattacacggaaggtagtttagtatcctctatgtattacacagaaggtagtttagtatcctctatgtagtaCACAGAAGgtagtttagtatcctctatgtagtaCACAGAAGgtagtttagtatcctctatgtagtacacagaaggtcgtttagtatcctctatgtagtaCACAGAAGgtagtttagtatcctctatgtagtaCACAGAAGgtagtttagtatcctctatgtagtaCACAGAAGgtagtttagtatcctctatgtagtaAACGGAAGgtagtttagtatcctctatgtagtaCACAGAAGgtagt contains these protein-coding regions:
- the LOC137268256 gene encoding uncharacterized protein, whose amino-acid sequence is MEMQNMDWSIILIIVIIILLLYFVCMRRRRRVVAQPVVVKDEVTSSKSTLIEETITSSTSSRTYSSYNDGKFDKVDGTHKNRMQALLRTKDIKSVSEQFKSLGEVGDAIREAGLEKCNLIFGVDYTASNYQQGKKTFGKKCLHDISAAEQNPYQKVIQVLGETLEPFDNEGVMPAFGFGDMTTRDHGIFPLRPDGVCYGFKDVLKVYNDITPRVRLSGPTNFAPLIKQAVEIVKSTKTFHILVIVADGQVTSERATTDAIVEASHYPLSIIMVGVGDGPWDVMDEFDQKIPSRSFDNFHFVDYHSVTQDVKNPSASFALHALMEIPDQYQAIKRLGLLSL